The sequence below is a genomic window from Acidobacteriota bacterium.
GGTCGATGAAGTAGTTGGCGATGGCTAAAGATGGGTAGGCCATATCACGATCCTCTCTAGCCTAGACTAACAGCATGCGATTTCTACGCCCTAGTACCGCCTTAAGCTTATCCCAAACGCTGGGCCTTTGCCAGGATTCAGCCCAGCGGCGCTACTGGGAGGGGGGCTACTGCGACGAGAAGATCGCTCGATCGACGAGCGAGAACCCCACCTCCCCCAACAACCCATACACCACCGACACCGGCAGCCCCACCACATTCGAATAGCTTCCCTCGATCCGCGGCACGAACAACCCACCCAGCCCTTGGATGGCATAGGCGCCGGCTTTGTCCATGGGCTCGTTGGTGGCGATGTACCAG
It includes:
- a CDS encoding Maf family protein, producing the protein WYIATNEPMDKAGAYAIQGLGGLFVPRIEGSYSNVVGLPVSVVYGLLGEVGFSLVDRAIFSSQ